In Mucilaginibacter sp. KACC 22063, the genomic stretch AGGCAGCAGTTACAGCAACAACGCTTTAAACTACCGCACTTCCCTACAACTACCATTGGATCTTTCCCTCAAACGGATGATATACGCCAGCTAAGGGCAAAGTATAAAAAAGGCGAACTTCGTCTTCAGGAATATGAACAAGCGTTAGAAAAAGCTACCATTGAAACTATACGCTTGCAGGAAGAAATTGGCATTGATGTATTAGTACATGGCGAATTTGAGCGTAACGACATGGTGGAATATTTTGGCGAACAGCTGGATGGTTATCTGTTTACTCAAAACGGTTGGGTGCAAAGCTATGGCAGCCGTTGTGTTAAACCCCCTGTGATTTACGGCGACATCAGCCGTCCGAAAGATATGACCGTGCGCTGGAGCAGTTTCGCTCAGCAGCAAACCGACCGACCGATGAAAGGTATGCTTACAGGCCCTATCACTATCTTACAATGGTCGTTTGTGCGCGACGATCAACCGCGCGAAACCACCGCTAACCAGATCGCATTGGCTATCCGCGAAGAAGTGGTCGCGTTAGAAAAGGCAGGGATCGGTATTATACAAATAGATGAACCTGCCATTCGCGAAGGTTTACCATTAAGGCGCGCCAACTGGCCTGCTTACCTTACCTGGGCGGTTAAGGCATTCCGTATTTCAGCAAGTGGCGTGAACGACGAAACGCAGATACATACGCACATGTGTTATAGCGAGTTTAATGATATCATTGAACATATAGCCGCTATGGATGCCGATGTGATCACGATTGAAACATCGCGCTCGCAAATGGAACTGCTGGAAGCATTTTCAGATTTTGAATACCCGAACGAGATTGGCCCGGGTGTATATGATATTCACTCGCCGCGTGTACCAACCGTTGAGGAAATGTTAAGCCTTCTTGAAAAGGCAGCAATCTTACTACCTGCACGTAATATTTGGGTAAACCCCGATTGCGGATTAAAAACCCGTAAATGGCCGGAGACCAAAGCCGCACTTATCAATATGGTGAGTGCCGCCAAACAGGCACGGGAAAAAATCACAGAACCTGTTACCCTTTAAAAGAAGAAGCCGCCTTATAAATATAAGGCGGCTTCAATATATGATCATAAATCAATTACAACTTCCTGCGCTGCTTTTCTTTAACAATGAGGCTTAACTCGCGACTCATTTGTCCGGCAATGGCTGTGTTTTCCTGCGCCCGGCGAAACAAGTATGGCAGTACTGCCTTTACCGGACCATAAGGCACATACTTGGCAATATTGTAATCAGCATCGGCAAGGTTAAAGCTTAAGTTGTCACTCATACCCAACAGTTGCGAAAAGTACACATGCGGGTGGTTATGCGGTATATTTTTCTGCTCCATCAGTTCGGTCAGTAAACGCGAACTGTTTTCGTTATGCGTACCGGCAACAAACGCTACTTTATTAATATGATCTGTGCAAAAACGTAGTGCCTGGTCATAATCTTTATCTGTAGCTGCTTTATCCGGTTGTATCGGTGATGGGTAGCCCATTTCCGCAGCACGTTTACGCTCCTTTTCCATGTAAGCACCACGTACCAATTTCGCACCCAAAATAAAGCCAGCACTTTTAGCAGTTACCACATCGTCAATTAATGATTGCAGCTTATCGTGGCGATAGATCTGGTAAGTATTATAAACGATAGCTTTATACTGGTTAAACTTACGCATCATATCCAGCGCAAGCTTATCGATGGTTTTTTGTATCCAGCTTTCTTCAGCATCTACCATAACAGGTATACCTGCTGTAAATGCTTTTTCACAAATAGCTAATACACGTGCCTGTACCTTTTGCCATTCCTTTTCTTCTTCGACGGTCAGGGTTGCGCCTGTATCCAGTTTTTCCAGTAAGCCAAAGCGGGCAACACCGGTAACTTTAAATACGGTGATAGGCACCGCTTTATCGCCGGTTGCGCGCACTATAGTGCGGATGATCTCATCGCGTGTATGATCGAATACCTGCTCATCATCTTCCCCTTCTACAGAATAATCAAGTATGGTACCTACACCGCCTTCGGCAAGGTTCTTAATTACCGTGTCGCACTCGGCAATGGTTTCGCCGCCGCAAAACTGTTTAAATATGGTCGACTTGATAATGCCTTTGATCGGCAGACCTATTTTCATGGCAAAGTTGGTCATTGGTGGGCCAACTTTAACAAGTGTGTTATTATTAATGGCTTTAAACAACCAGTAAGCCCGGTTTAAGTCTGCGTTGGAAAGGTGCCTGAAAGCGATTTCGGTGTTATCAAAAGATAGTTTACCCCTTGAGGGTGAAGCAGGAACATCACGATTTAACATGCTACAAAATTAGAAAATGAATAAGGATAACTCAATATGATTTGAATAGTTTATTTTTGCTTCTCATGATTGAGTTTGAATTACAGGGAGAGTTTATCCCGCTGATACAATTACTTAAAGCTACTAACCTGGTGCAAACCGGCGGCGAAGCGCAAATTGTAGTATCAGAAGGCGAAGTTACTTACAATGGCAATATTGACACACGCAAGCGTTTAAAAGTAAAACGCGGCGATGTGGTTGAGTTTCGCGGAACATCGATCAGGGTTATTTAATTATGGACGCAATACAAAGCCTTGGCTACTCGGTTTTTTTTGAAGATAGCCTTACCCAACTTGTCAGCTATATTGAACAAGGCAACTACTCAAAAATTTTCATCCTTACAGACGATAACACGGGCAAGTACTGCCTGCCGCTTGTTGTTTCAAAGTTGGAAAACAGGTCTTACGATCTGATTGAAATTACCGCAGGCGAAGAAAACAAGAATATAGATTTTTGTATCGGCGTTTGGAAAATGCTGATCGACTTTGGCGCCGATCGCCGCAGCCTGCTTATTAACCTGGGGGGTGGTGTAGTAACCGATCTTGGTGGCTTTGTAGCCTCTACCTTTAAAAGAGGTATCGATTTTGTAAATATCCCTACTACCCTATTATCGCAGGTGGATGCCTCTGTAGGCGGTAAAACCGGCGTGGATATGGATAGCATCAAAAACATTATAGGCACCTTTACCCAGCCAAAAGCGGTATTTATCGATCATGAGTTTTTAAATACATTACCGCAGCGCGAGATCCTTTCGGGTATGGCAGAAATGCTGAAACACGGGCTTATTGCAGATAAATCGTATTGGGAACGCCTCAAAAACAATATTGTAGCTATCCCTAATCAGGAGTTAGTTTACCACTCTGTTGGCATTAAAAACAACGTGGTACTTGAAGACCCGCATGAAAAGGGCCTGCGCAAAAGCCTGAACTTTGGCCACACCGTTGGCCATGCGGTAGAAACCTATTCGCTGGATAATGACGAAAACCACCTTACACATGGCGAAGCCATAGCCATAGGTATGATTTGCGAAAGCTGGTTATCCTATAAAAAAGCAGGCTTAAGTCAGGACGTATTGAATGAGATTGTGAGCGTAATTACCCGCATGTATCCGAAATATGAGGTTAATGATGCCTCTTTTGATGAGCTTGCTGCACTGATGAAGAAAGATAAAAAGAACGAAGGCGACGAGATCAATTGTACTTTATTAAGTGATATTGGCACCTGCGTAATTAATCAAATCTGTACCGTAGAAGAGCTTTTTGACAGTTTAAGATTTTATAAGGGCTTGTAATCTCCTACTTCTCATCATGTCTAAAGGACTCCTTCGGAGAACTTGTCGAAGTATCTAATAATTCTCGCACTTGTCATCCTGAACTTGTTTCAGGATCTCACAGGACAGGTACATGCCGATTGCTATGAGATGCCGAAACTAGTTCGGCATGACCGAATAAAGGGATTGCCCCATCGTGCTCAAACCTGCAGACATTGACTCACTACCTTATCAATGCTTCCGCATAGCCTGGGATTGCTTCTCCGTCAGCCGACGGATCGCAATGACATGAAACTAATTTCCCACTGCTTTATCATCCTATTGTTAAGCTTGTTAAATAGTATTGACAACAAAGCAAACATGTAGTTAACTTTACAGTTACTTTGCTTATGATTCCCCTTACCCCAAAAAACGATGCTGTTGTCGTACTGGTTTTGTTGCTGATCACGCTTACTTTGGTTGAAATGTGGTTAAGCTACCGCGAAAACCGCCACTACTATGAAAAGCATGATACGCTGACTAACATCCATCTTACCACCATCACCTTTTTTTTGAATCTTGGCGTTAAAGGCTTTACCTTTTTTGTACTCGATTATACCTGGCATTACAGGCTTTTTACCATTAAGAATGCAGTAATATACTGGCTTGTGCTGGTTGTAACGCAAGACTTTCTATACTGGGTACTCCACTATACCGGGCACTATTGCCGCCTGTTTTGGGCCATGCATGTAACACATCACTCGTCAGAGCATTTTAATTTTACAACCGGTTTCCGGTCTACCGTGTTTGAACCACTTTACCGTGTCTTCTTTTATTTGCCGCTGGCATTAATGGGTTTTAGTGCTGTTGATATATTATATGCCTATTTGCTTACCCAGCTTTACGGCAACCTGGTACATACACAATATGATATTAAGCTGCCAATATGGTACGGGCGCATTTTTGTAACCCCATCGCACCATAGGGTACACCATGCATCAAACATCCCCTATCTTGACAAAAACATGGGCATGATGTTCATTATCTGGGACCGTATGTTCGGCACTTTCCGTGAGGAGAATTTGCCTGAACCGATACGCTATGGCATCACCAAACCATTAGAAGATACAGGCACCATTAACACCATTTTCCACGAATGGAAAGCGCTTGCCTGCGATGTAAAAAACGCCCCCGGACTACGAAATAAATTAGGCTATATATTTAACCCACCGGGCTGGAGCCATGATGGCAGCACACAAACGGCGAGAATGTTGCAGAGGGGGTATCAGATGGTGAATAGTGAGCAGTTGATTAAGTGAGGTTTAATGCGTTAGGGATAGTAGTGGAAAGCCCGGAATGCAGCGAAGCGCAATGAGGACTTGCAACGGATAGCCCGACCAAAGGGAACGCCCTTATTTGTTAATCATTCTCTTTTCTTAAGAATTTCACATACAGATAAGAAACCAAGGTAAAAAGAGGTGGTATTATTCCAACTGAATAGTTTATCCTTTCATATTTTCTATGAAAGGAAGATCACATATAAAGCAATAAATCAAAGTCATTGAACCGAAGTAAATAAAGCTTAATACCCACTTGTATGCCGCCTGTAATTTTACAAATAACATAAAGGCTAAAAAACAATGACCGATATTATAGTAATAAAGATCGGAATAAGTACCTCTTCCTGATCTGCTAATGCAGTTAAAGGCAAATTGAAAGAATGACAAATAGCCCTAACTTATTTCTCATCAACAAATATTATTTGGTTTACCCTTATAATTTTAAGAAAAATAAAATTTTGTATTGACAATATAATTTTTCCTTGTACATTTACCAGCGTAATAAAACAATGAAATACACAGGCGCATATTATTTTGGTTTCTTCTTTTACTTTAGCGGTAAGAGCCGGGACTGATATGCCTAAAAGACATACATAAAACAAGCAAAGTCCCGGCCCAACAGCCGGGACTTTTTGCTTTAATAACATTATGGATACGCAAAAACCAAGAGTAGCAATTCAGGGCATCCGCGCCTCATTTCACGAAGAGGCAGCATTCAGATTCTTCGGCGAAGACATCGTTACCGTTGAATGCAACTCGTTTAAACAAACTTTTCAGAAGTTGCAGGCCCGCGAAGCCGACTACGTGGTAATGGCTATTGAAAACAGCATTGCCGGCAGCATTTTGCCTAACTATTCTTTGTTGCTTAGCTATAATTTTCCGGTTGTAGGCGAGGTTTACCTGCCAATTCAGCTACACTTAATGGCTTTACCGGGTGTAAAATTCGAGGACATTAAAACAGTTACCTCTCACCCTATAGCTATTCGCCAGTGTGATGATTTCTTTAACGAATACCCGCACCTGAATGTGGTTGAAAGCGTAGATACTGCGGCCTGCGCCAAACGCATCCGTGAAGAGGAATTAACTGATACTGTTGCCATTGCCAATAGCCTTGCAGCCAAACTGTATGATCTGGAAATTTTAGAGCGCCGTATCGAATCCAACAAAAAGAATTTCACCCGTTTCCTGATCTTAACCCATCATGAAAACGCTAAAAATACGACCACCAATAAAGCTTCGCTATGTTTCCAGGTAAGTAACGAGGTTGGCTCGCTGGCCAAAGTGCTTAACATACTGGCCGAAGAAAACGTGAACATGAGCAAAATACAATCGATGCCGGTATTGGGTAAACGTAACGAGTACAATTTTTATGTAGACGTTGAATGGGAAACACAGGCCAATTACGATAAAGCCATTCGCCAGGTATTAAAATACACACATAACTTCAACATATTGGGCGAATATAAAAGGTATGTGGAAGAATCATCTGAGTCGGGTAGTCCGGTGTCAGCAAGTCCGAAAGTAAACTAACATTAAACAAACAAGATATTAACAAATCTTCCGGACTTTCGGACAACCGACTTCCGGACAAACACCAAAACAGTATGAAACTTGATCTTAAAATACAACCGTTAAACACCTGGATTAAACCGGCTCAGGAAAATCAGCCATTATTAATTGCAGGCCCTTGCAGTGCTGAAACTGAAGAACAGTTAGTTGCAACTGCTCATTTATTAGCTAAAACAGGCCGTTTAAGCGCATTGCGTGCCGGTATCTGGAAACCACGTACCCGTCCGGGAGAATTTGAAGGTATTGGCAGCATTGGCCTGCAATGGTTAAAACGCGCTAAAGAAGAAACCGGCTTACCAACCGCTGTTGAGGTTGCTACCGCCAAACACGTTGAAGAAGCTTTAGCAGCAGGCGTAGATATCCTTTGGGTAGGTGCGCGTTCAACCGCTAACCCTTTCACAGTACAGGAGATTGCTGACGCTTTGCGTGGTGTTGATGTACCGGTAATGGTTAAAAACCCGGTTAACCCTGACCTTAGTTTATGGATTGGCGCACTTGAACGCATCAACAATGCAGGTATCACAAAATTGGCAGGTATCCACCGTGGTTTCTCATCTCATGAAAAATCGGCGTTCCGTAACGAGCCGATGTGGGATCTGGCTATTAACCTGAAAACACATGCACCTGAGTTACCGATCATCAATGATCCAAGCCACATTACCGGTAGCCGCGACCTGATCCCTTACGTTGCTCAAAAAGCATTGGATATGGACATGCAGGGCTTAATGATTGAATCGCACATTGACCCAAGCGTTGCATGGACTGATGCTAAACAGCAAGTAACTCCATCGGCACTTGACGAACTGGTTGGCAACCTTACCCTGCGTAAACCAGAGATCAAAAGCGCAGAAGTAAAAGATGCATTGGCTGACCTGCGTAACCAAATTGACAAAATCGACGACCTGGTAATCCAAAAACTGGCTGAGCGTATGCAGATTGTTGAAAAGATCGGTAACTACAAAAAAGATAACGGCATTACCATTCTTCAGGTTAACCGTTGGGACGAGATCCTGCAAAAACGTACCCGTTATGGCAAAGCATTAAAACTGGATGAAAACTTTACCGAAAAGTTATTAGAGTTGATCCACAGCGAATCAATCCGCAAGCAAACTGAAATCATGAATTCTGACTCAGGTATCAAAGAAAACCTGACACACGCATAATTAATGATGGCAAAAAACATCATACTGCGCAGCGGCAGTAAACATATTAATACCACTATACAACTTACAGGCTCGAAAAGCGAGTGCAACCGTGCACTCGTTATCGAGGCCCTGAGCAATGGCCGCGTTAAGGTAACTAACGTTTCTGATGCTGCTGATACGGTAACCCTGGCAGGGATATTAAGAAACCAGAGCCAAGAGTCAAGAGCCAAGAATCAGGAAAGTGACTCGCAACTCGAAACTCAATCACTCGCAACTGTAGATATTGGCCCTGCAGGCACTGCCATGCGTTTTTTAACGGCTTACTTTGCTATTGGCAATGAGGATGTTATTCTTACCGGTAGCGAGCGTATGAAACAACGCCCTATTGGTATATTGGTTAATGCTTTACGCCAGTTAGGTGCTGATATTGATTATGTAGAAAACGATGGTTATCCCCCATTGCATATCAAGGCTGGGTTTGAACAAAAAACAGATCTGATCACCATTAAAGGCGATATCAGCAGTCAGTATATTACCGCACTGTTACTTATTGCTGCACGTTTGCCACAAGGTTTAAA encodes the following:
- a CDS encoding proline dehydrogenase family protein; the encoded protein is MLNRDVPASPSRGKLSFDNTEIAFRHLSNADLNRAYWLFKAINNNTLVKVGPPMTNFAMKIGLPIKGIIKSTIFKQFCGGETIAECDTVIKNLAEGGVGTILDYSVEGEDDEQVFDHTRDEIIRTIVRATGDKAVPITVFKVTGVARFGLLEKLDTGATLTVEEEKEWQKVQARVLAICEKAFTAGIPVMVDAEESWIQKTIDKLALDMMRKFNQYKAIVYNTYQIYRHDKLQSLIDDVVTAKSAGFILGAKLVRGAYMEKERKRAAEMGYPSPIQPDKAATDKDYDQALRFCTDHINKVAFVAGTHNENSSRLLTELMEQKNIPHNHPHVYFSQLLGMSDNLSFNLADADYNIAKYVPYGPVKAVLPYLFRRAQENTAIAGQMSRELSLIVKEKQRRKL
- a CDS encoding RNA-binding S4 domain-containing protein codes for the protein MIEFELQGEFIPLIQLLKATNLVQTGGEAQIVVSEGEVTYNGNIDTRKRLKVKRGDVVEFRGTSIRVI
- the aroB gene encoding 3-dehydroquinate synthase, translated to MDAIQSLGYSVFFEDSLTQLVSYIEQGNYSKIFILTDDNTGKYCLPLVVSKLENRSYDLIEITAGEENKNIDFCIGVWKMLIDFGADRRSLLINLGGGVVTDLGGFVASTFKRGIDFVNIPTTLLSQVDASVGGKTGVDMDSIKNIIGTFTQPKAVFIDHEFLNTLPQREILSGMAEMLKHGLIADKSYWERLKNNIVAIPNQELVYHSVGIKNNVVLEDPHEKGLRKSLNFGHTVGHAVETYSLDNDENHLTHGEAIAIGMICESWLSYKKAGLSQDVLNEIVSVITRMYPKYEVNDASFDELAALMKKDKKNEGDEINCTLLSDIGTCVINQICTVEELFDSLRFYKGL
- a CDS encoding sterol desaturase family protein, with the translated sequence MIPLTPKNDAVVVLVLLLITLTLVEMWLSYRENRHYYEKHDTLTNIHLTTITFFLNLGVKGFTFFVLDYTWHYRLFTIKNAVIYWLVLVVTQDFLYWVLHYTGHYCRLFWAMHVTHHSSEHFNFTTGFRSTVFEPLYRVFFYLPLALMGFSAVDILYAYLLTQLYGNLVHTQYDIKLPIWYGRIFVTPSHHRVHHASNIPYLDKNMGMMFIIWDRMFGTFREENLPEPIRYGITKPLEDTGTINTIFHEWKALACDVKNAPGLRNKLGYIFNPPGWSHDGSTQTARMLQRGYQMVNSEQLIK
- a CDS encoding prephenate dehydratase; the encoded protein is MDTQKPRVAIQGIRASFHEEAAFRFFGEDIVTVECNSFKQTFQKLQAREADYVVMAIENSIAGSILPNYSLLLSYNFPVVGEVYLPIQLHLMALPGVKFEDIKTVTSHPIAIRQCDDFFNEYPHLNVVESVDTAACAKRIREEELTDTVAIANSLAAKLYDLEILERRIESNKKNFTRFLILTHHENAKNTTTNKASLCFQVSNEVGSLAKVLNILAEENVNMSKIQSMPVLGKRNEYNFYVDVEWETQANYDKAIRQVLKYTHNFNILGEYKRYVEESSESGSPVSASPKVN
- a CDS encoding chorismate mutase, with the translated sequence MKLDLKIQPLNTWIKPAQENQPLLIAGPCSAETEEQLVATAHLLAKTGRLSALRAGIWKPRTRPGEFEGIGSIGLQWLKRAKEETGLPTAVEVATAKHVEEALAAGVDILWVGARSTANPFTVQEIADALRGVDVPVMVKNPVNPDLSLWIGALERINNAGITKLAGIHRGFSSHEKSAFRNEPMWDLAINLKTHAPELPIINDPSHITGSRDLIPYVAQKALDMDMQGLMIESHIDPSVAWTDAKQQVTPSALDELVGNLTLRKPEIKSAEVKDALADLRNQIDKIDDLVIQKLAERMQIVEKIGNYKKDNGITILQVNRWDEILQKRTRYGKALKLDENFTEKLLELIHSESIRKQTEIMNSDSGIKENLTHA